In Gordonia iterans, the following proteins share a genomic window:
- a CDS encoding cation:proton antiporter domain-containing protein, whose protein sequence is MLFAVGLSILLWSLLARRFGEWRVAPAIVLAGAGVITSAILGIDLAESLYSPVTERVVEMILALLLFVDATEVRGGLLGRDRRGALRLVLIALPLSLIGATILGWLVLPTTMFAVCLMIACAVMPTDLSPHGTLFGNSMVPERIRHLLNVESGYNDGVVAPIFVFGLALVEGHGTEAGFGHATIAAIESAGISLLVGVGVGLLAAFLANAALRTGLTSDRALGITVLMTALLSYGLATIAEGNGFVAAFVCGIVYRLTRDQGLHGSELEFVEDVAILCNLLVWFAFGLVLDYVFDAGVLWSTTTLVAVCAVTVLRFVPVQLSLLGSDYGRRDRNLIACMGPRGTASIVFGLLAWTRVAGDDVDDASLILIVVAWTVALSLIVYSVAAVLLAARQKEPA, encoded by the coding sequence GTGCTGTTCGCAGTGGGCCTGAGTATCCTGCTGTGGTCGCTTCTTGCGCGGCGCTTCGGTGAGTGGCGGGTCGCCCCTGCGATCGTTCTCGCCGGTGCAGGCGTGATCACCTCGGCGATTCTGGGAATCGACTTGGCCGAGTCGCTCTATTCGCCGGTGACCGAGCGCGTGGTCGAGATGATTCTGGCGTTGCTCCTCTTTGTCGATGCGACTGAAGTTCGCGGGGGATTGCTCGGTCGCGACCGCCGTGGCGCGCTGCGCCTGGTGCTGATCGCACTGCCGCTCTCGTTGATCGGCGCGACGATCCTCGGGTGGCTGGTGCTGCCGACGACGATGTTCGCCGTGTGCCTGATGATCGCCTGTGCGGTGATGCCGACCGACCTCTCGCCGCACGGCACTCTGTTCGGCAATAGCATGGTGCCCGAGCGCATACGCCATCTGCTGAATGTCGAGAGCGGATACAACGACGGTGTGGTGGCACCGATCTTCGTCTTCGGGCTCGCCCTCGTCGAGGGGCACGGCACCGAGGCAGGATTCGGTCATGCGACGATTGCGGCGATCGAATCGGCCGGGATCTCGCTGCTCGTCGGTGTGGGCGTGGGTCTGCTCGCCGCGTTCCTCGCCAATGCCGCACTTCGCACCGGTCTCACCTCGGACCGGGCGCTAGGCATCACGGTCCTGATGACGGCGCTGCTGTCTTACGGCCTGGCCACGATCGCCGAGGGCAATGGATTCGTGGCCGCCTTCGTCTGCGGCATCGTCTACCGGCTGACTCGCGATCAGGGCCTCCACGGGAGCGAGCTGGAGTTCGTCGAAGACGTGGCGATCCTCTGCAATCTGCTGGTCTGGTTCGCCTTCGGCCTTGTGCTCGACTATGTCTTCGACGCCGGAGTGCTGTGGTCGACGACGACGCTGGTGGCCGTCTGTGCGGTCACCGTGCTGCGCTTCGTGCCCGTCCAGCTGTCTCTGCTGGGCAGCGACTACGGACGCCGGGACCGGAACCTGATCGCGTGCATGGGTCCCCGCGGCACCGCCTCGATCGTCTTCGGTCTGCTGGCCTGGACCAGGGTCGCCGGCGACGACGTCGACGATGCCTCGCTGATTCTGATCGTCGTCGCCTGGACCGTCGCCCTGAGCCTGATCGTCTACTCCGTTGCCGCAGTGCTTCTTGCGGCCCGACAGAAAGAACCTGCCTGA
- a CDS encoding winged helix DNA-binding domain-containing protein, which translates to MKLTAQQWNRTLLQRQHLLERVDEDAVEVIDRCVGVQSQDPQAAFFALWSRIEGFDPAELDALLVEREVVRMALLRGTVFLMDGLDARWIRAAVQPALEAGLRGNPLPRLAGVDLGEVVACAAALFDDDSPIAGARIREALTDSWPDAPTEALTAVVRARLPLVQVPPRGLWRRCGAPAYRLLDQWIEPGEPAVTGEEARKDLIRLYLRGFGPASAAAVSRWSGLTGMGEVMAAMEADWELTEIVGPNGQRLYDLEGLPVASGDEPAPVRLLAPYDGVLVANADRAALADHDVYAATVTRNGRSPGFVLVDGRLAGTWKPAASGVELTELVSLSPAERSAVDAEAARLAEFVAG; encoded by the coding sequence ATGAAGCTCACGGCACAGCAGTGGAACCGGACGCTGCTGCAGCGGCAGCACCTGCTGGAGCGGGTCGACGAGGACGCCGTCGAGGTGATCGACCGATGCGTCGGGGTCCAGTCCCAGGACCCACAGGCCGCGTTCTTCGCCCTGTGGTCGCGGATCGAGGGGTTCGATCCGGCCGAACTCGACGCCCTCCTCGTCGAACGCGAGGTAGTGCGCATGGCCCTGCTGCGCGGCACCGTGTTCCTGATGGACGGCCTCGACGCTCGCTGGATACGTGCCGCCGTGCAGCCGGCGCTGGAGGCCGGGCTGCGCGGGAACCCTCTCCCGAGGCTGGCGGGCGTCGATCTCGGCGAGGTGGTGGCGTGTGCGGCGGCGCTGTTCGACGACGACTCCCCGATCGCCGGTGCCCGGATCCGGGAGGCGCTGACCGACTCCTGGCCGGACGCGCCGACGGAGGCGCTGACCGCGGTGGTGCGGGCGAGACTGCCGCTGGTGCAGGTCCCGCCGCGCGGGCTGTGGCGGCGATGCGGCGCTCCGGCGTACCGGCTGCTCGACCAGTGGATCGAACCGGGGGAGCCCGCGGTGACCGGCGAGGAGGCCCGAAAGGATCTGATCAGGCTGTATCTGCGGGGCTTCGGCCCTGCGTCGGCGGCCGCGGTCTCGAGGTGGTCGGGTCTGACCGGCATGGGCGAGGTGATGGCTGCGATGGAAGCGGATTGGGAACTGACAGAGATCGTCGGACCGAACGGTCAACGGTTGTACGACCTGGAGGGGTTGCCGGTCGCCTCCGGTGACGAGCCGGCGCCGGTGCGTCTGCTGGCTCCGTACGACGGAGTGCTGGTCGCCAACGCCGACCGGGCGGCGTTGGCCGATCACGACGTGTATGCCGCGACGGTGACCCGGAACGGGCGCTCCCCGGGCTTCGTCCTCGTCGACGGCCGGCTCGCGGGAACCTGGAAGCCGGCCGCGAGCGGGGTCGAGCTGACCGAATTGGTGTCCCTCTCGCCGGCCGAGCGTTCGGCGGTCGACGCGGAGGCGGCGAGGCTCGCCGAGTTCGTCGCCGGCTGA
- a CDS encoding glycerophosphodiester phosphodiesterase family protein: protein MTRKVSRSGKPAVVAHRGSSADHAEHTLAAYEAALHEGADGLECDVRLTADHQLVCIHDRTIERVSDGTGVVSEVTLAQLREHDFGTWHSGRPATVLTLPELLELTLDWHRPVRLFIETKHPVRYGSLVEQKLLDVLREFRVGAPPSADHSRAVVISFSAAGVWRIRRSAPMLPTILLGESLRGISAGAATAVGATGIGPSVQTLRAHPDLVDRAAAGGRVTYCWTVDERDDVQLCADLGVRWIATNHPAKVRDWLVTVD from the coding sequence ATGACGCGCAAGGTTTCGCGATCGGGCAAGCCCGCCGTCGTCGCACACCGCGGATCGTCGGCCGACCACGCCGAGCACACGCTGGCCGCCTACGAGGCGGCGCTGCACGAGGGCGCCGACGGGCTGGAATGCGATGTCCGGCTGACCGCCGATCACCAGCTGGTCTGCATTCACGACCGGACCATCGAGCGCGTCTCCGACGGCACCGGCGTGGTGAGCGAGGTGACGCTGGCGCAGTTGCGCGAACACGACTTCGGCACGTGGCACAGCGGCCGCCCGGCGACGGTGCTGACGTTGCCCGAGCTGCTGGAGCTCACCCTGGACTGGCATCGCCCGGTACGGCTGTTCATCGAGACGAAGCACCCGGTGCGCTACGGCAGTCTCGTCGAGCAGAAGCTGCTCGACGTGCTGCGCGAGTTCCGGGTCGGCGCCCCGCCGTCGGCCGATCACAGTCGTGCCGTCGTGATCTCGTTCTCCGCGGCGGGAGTGTGGCGGATACGCCGCAGCGCCCCGATGCTGCCGACGATTCTGCTGGGTGAGAGCCTGCGCGGCATCAGCGCCGGCGCCGCGACCGCCGTCGGGGCCACCGGGATCGGTCCGTCCGTGCAGACCCTGCGCGCGCACCCCGATCTGGTCGATCGCGCGGCCGCGGGCGGACGTGTCACGTACTGCTGGACCGTCGACGAACGGGACGACGTGCAGCTGTGTGCCGACCTGGGGGTTCGGTGGATCGCCACGAATCATCCGGCGAAGGTGCGCGACTGGCTGGTGACCGTCGACTGA
- the msrA gene encoding peptide-methionine (S)-S-oxide reductase MsrA, with protein sequence MSLYDRILAASDVKRVMVDPADALPGRAESLPVPERHEVLGTPLRGEPEADGSYGNGGIGEWDAPLHAVILGGGCFWGVEEIFWQVPGVHSTAAGYAGGYTPNPTYEEVCTAKTGHAEVTLVVFDPRRVTLAELLATFFTAHDPTQEMRQGNDIGTQYRSAVYTFDPADTEAAAAAAARFEPVLAEAGYGPVTTEISELSEAGNGWFYYAEPYHQQYLHKNPHGYRCHVSTGLSFPADG encoded by the coding sequence ATGAGCCTCTACGACCGGATCCTGGCCGCCTCCGACGTCAAGCGGGTGATGGTGGACCCCGCCGATGCGCTGCCCGGGCGCGCCGAGTCGCTGCCGGTGCCGGAACGGCACGAGGTGCTCGGGACTCCGCTGCGCGGTGAACCGGAGGCGGACGGGAGCTACGGCAACGGCGGGATCGGCGAGTGGGATGCACCGCTGCACGCGGTGATCCTGGGCGGCGGCTGCTTCTGGGGCGTCGAAGAGATCTTCTGGCAGGTGCCCGGGGTCCACTCGACCGCCGCCGGGTATGCGGGCGGCTATACGCCGAACCCGACCTACGAGGAAGTGTGCACCGCCAAGACGGGGCACGCCGAGGTGACCCTGGTGGTCTTCGATCCGCGCCGGGTGACGTTGGCAGAACTGCTGGCGACGTTCTTCACTGCGCACGATCCCACGCAGGAGATGCGGCAGGGCAACGACATCGGCACTCAGTACCGGTCGGCGGTCTACACCTTCGACCCCGCCGACACCGAAGCGGCGGCTGCCGCGGCGGCCCGCTTCGAGCCCGTGCTCGCCGAGGCGGGTTACGGCCCGGTGACCACCGAGATCAGTGAGCTCAGCGAAGCCGGAAACGGCTGGTTCTACTACGCCGAGCCGTACCACCAGCAGTATCTGCACAAGAATCCGCACGGCTACCGGTGTCACGTGTCGACCGGACTGTCCTTCCCGGCTGACGGCTGA
- a CDS encoding DUF5926 family protein → MAKKSKRGTPRAGSNRAEKLAARKARQEAAPTAPARPFADLPAAECDLVALRAFIASATAQMTFAEGFDAANEADFATILPGAVPGIVRSRQAARWGERGAGSGASGPEKAGAGSGASGPEEAGAAAAGPDGKVTQGLVALQTDPEPADLAGSLAAALAWAASAAPGSEFRGGAAAAGGSGSRGLADIVDPAAPLEVVVYGDFSWWFGDDADVSPQVAAMLERANETILPTARLTPKSGIGAPWWVDAGDRAHLRWVRPEDEETVMKALARLHAAGRLTMGEGSRFAGSFRTHGLVVPVFDLDNEMHHEEWHDGLDALDAAFLEALADDSELSAAERSSRAGILGRQVTLR, encoded by the coding sequence ATGGCCAAGAAGAGCAAGCGCGGCACGCCGCGGGCGGGAAGCAATCGCGCCGAGAAGCTGGCGGCCCGCAAGGCGCGGCAGGAGGCGGCGCCGACGGCCCCGGCTCGGCCTTTCGCCGATCTGCCCGCCGCCGAGTGCGACCTGGTCGCGCTGCGGGCGTTCATCGCCTCGGCCACCGCGCAGATGACCTTCGCCGAGGGCTTCGACGCGGCGAACGAGGCCGACTTCGCGACCATCCTTCCGGGTGCGGTGCCCGGCATCGTCCGGTCCCGGCAGGCCGCGAGGTGGGGTGAGCGCGGCGCCGGGAGCGGAGCGAGCGGGCCGGAAAAGGCCGGCGCCGGGAGCGGAGCGAGCGGGCCGGAAGAGGCCGGTGCCGCGGCCGCCGGTCCTGACGGGAAGGTGACGCAGGGCCTGGTGGCGCTGCAGACCGATCCCGAGCCCGCCGATCTCGCCGGCTCGCTGGCGGCGGCGCTGGCCTGGGCGGCGAGCGCTGCACCGGGCAGTGAGTTCCGCGGCGGCGCTGCGGCGGCCGGCGGATCGGGGTCACGTGGACTGGCCGACATCGTCGATCCGGCGGCACCGCTCGAGGTGGTCGTGTACGGCGACTTCTCCTGGTGGTTCGGCGACGACGCCGACGTGAGCCCGCAAGTGGCAGCCATGCTCGAGCGCGCCAACGAGACCATCCTGCCGACCGCGCGGCTGACCCCGAAAAGCGGTATCGGCGCCCCATGGTGGGTCGATGCCGGCGACCGCGCCCACCTGCGGTGGGTTCGTCCCGAGGACGAGGAGACGGTGATGAAGGCGCTGGCGCGGCTGCATGCCGCGGGTCGTCTCACCATGGGCGAAGGATCGCGGTTCGCGGGGTCGTTCCGTACGCACGGCCTGGTGGTTCCGGTCTTCGATCTGGACAACGAGATGCATCACGAGGAGTGGCACGACGGCCTCGACGCGCTCGACGCCGCCTTCCTCGAGGCGCTCGCCGACGATTCGGAGCTTTCCGCGGCGGAGCGCAGCTCCCGCGCGGGCATCCTCGGCCGTCAGGTCACGCTGCGCTGA
- a CDS encoding LCP family protein: MTQPPEPPRRAPGGPGRPAEAWNTPPRPPADPGRAVPPSGRPPRRPAPQGPPPVHGRQAPRPVSPDAQAAPSPSAEPVIRWAADPNPPTRKHSRGRPPRPLQAPPGHGAALPTRRPVPPPPGLSAAPGADPSTTYAPGPPQNPPARAWSQDPDPRRTSPARREPTKPHDPGVADSPPVPGTYAPRQEPEPIPAADHRAAAPAAPPGTRPPRRTDDAAPSAAPGKATKPKKPRRKRRPLRWILVIVLVLLITPIGLMFYYDSQLHRVDALQAYSGRPANTPGTTWLIVGTDSRADLSQDQKDKLATGDSDGARTDTIMLAHLPPSGKPMLISIPRDLYVAVPGLGNHKINAAYNDGGPQLLVRTVEELSGLRIDHYAEIGFGGFDRLVDAVGGVEMCLDRPLRDPKAGLRLKAGCQKLNGAQALGLVRTRAFPNADLERVVNQRKFMSALMSRALSPAVLLNPFRLFPFLNGVTAALTVGKNDHLWHLAWLGFKIRGDTVTTTVPTGGTVYTGDGDSLATDASTAEFFDYLRRGRPIPAELLSDDGGAVS; this comes from the coding sequence ATGACTCAGCCTCCCGAGCCGCCGCGGCGCGCTCCCGGCGGTCCCGGCCGCCCGGCGGAGGCCTGGAACACCCCGCCCCGACCGCCTGCCGACCCGGGCCGCGCGGTCCCGCCTTCGGGACGTCCTCCTCGTCGCCCGGCGCCGCAGGGCCCGCCCCCGGTGCACGGCCGACAGGCACCGCGCCCGGTCTCCCCCGATGCGCAGGCAGCGCCGTCGCCGAGCGCTGAGCCGGTGATCCGGTGGGCTGCCGACCCGAATCCGCCGACCCGCAAGCATTCGCGCGGGCGACCGCCCCGGCCGCTGCAGGCCCCGCCCGGGCACGGGGCTGCGCTGCCAACTCGTCGGCCCGTTCCACCGCCGCCCGGGTTGTCGGCCGCACCGGGCGCGGACCCGTCCACCACCTATGCGCCCGGGCCGCCCCAGAATCCGCCGGCGCGCGCCTGGTCGCAGGACCCCGATCCGCGCCGGACCTCCCCCGCACGGCGCGAGCCCACCAAGCCGCACGACCCCGGCGTCGCCGACTCTCCCCCGGTCCCGGGCACCTATGCCCCGCGCCAGGAGCCCGAGCCGATCCCGGCCGCCGATCATCGTGCCGCGGCCCCGGCCGCACCCCCGGGCACGCGGCCACCCCGTCGTACCGACGACGCCGCGCCGTCGGCCGCCCCCGGCAAGGCCACCAAGCCGAAGAAGCCACGCCGCAAGCGTCGGCCACTGCGCTGGATCCTGGTGATCGTGCTGGTGCTGCTGATCACCCCCATCGGCCTGATGTTCTACTACGACAGCCAGCTCCACCGAGTCGACGCCCTGCAGGCCTATTCCGGGCGCCCTGCCAACACCCCCGGCACCACCTGGCTGATCGTCGGCACCGATTCCCGCGCAGACCTGAGCCAAGATCAGAAGGACAAGCTGGCCACCGGCGACTCCGACGGCGCCCGCACCGACACGATCATGCTGGCGCACCTGCCGCCGAGCGGGAAACCGATGCTGATCAGCATCCCCCGCGACCTGTACGTCGCCGTCCCGGGACTGGGAAACCACAAGATCAACGCCGCCTACAACGACGGCGGGCCGCAACTGCTGGTGCGGACCGTCGAAGAACTGAGCGGACTGCGGATCGACCACTATGCGGAGATCGGCTTCGGCGGCTTCGACCGGCTGGTCGACGCCGTCGGCGGCGTCGAGATGTGTCTGGACCGCCCGCTGCGCGACCCCAAGGCCGGGCTCCGGCTCAAGGCCGGGTGCCAGAAGCTGAACGGTGCGCAGGCGCTCGGCCTGGTGCGCACTCGCGCCTTCCCCAACGCCGATCTGGAGCGGGTGGTGAATCAGCGCAAGTTCATGAGCGCGCTGATGAGCCGCGCCCTCAGCCCGGCAGTGCTGCTGAACCCCTTCCGGCTGTTCCCGTTCCTGAACGGGGTCACCGCTGCGCTGACCGTGGGCAAGAACGACCATCTCTGGCACCTGGCCTGGCTCGGCTTCAAAATCCGCGGTGACACCGTCACCACCACCGTCCCCACCGGGGGCACGGTATACACCGGCGACGGCGACTCGCTCGCCACCGACGCGTCGACTGCCGAGTTCTTCGACTACCTCCGCCGGGGCAGGCCGATCCCGGCCGAACTGCTGAGCGACGACGGCGGCGCCGTCTCATGA
- a CDS encoding DUF4328 domain-containing protein — MRPNEGGDGAASDPHAALQRWLGYLWPMFAAAAAVQLFRYLLLVANRRWPIPAWLDLTSAVLTVIGGVLAALGALVGLVLFARWVVAVRRLSYQTVDRTDPRRGARVVLAAVVPFVNVVTAPHLLYEAAHAVGGVREAQARRIIDRAAVAWALLSLAGLIALIYRIVVGWPPNPSESIQTGADAMVWAIVTFVGSAVFCRWLRPRLPRAVALGRDEVVVRRLVVA; from the coding sequence GTGCGTCCGAACGAGGGCGGCGACGGCGCTGCTTCCGACCCGCACGCAGCGCTCCAGCGCTGGCTGGGGTACTTGTGGCCCATGTTCGCCGCCGCAGCGGCGGTGCAGTTGTTCCGCTATCTGCTGCTGGTGGCCAATCGTCGCTGGCCGATCCCGGCATGGCTCGACCTGACCAGCGCGGTCCTCACGGTGATCGGCGGCGTGCTCGCGGCCCTCGGGGCGCTGGTCGGGCTGGTGCTGTTCGCGCGCTGGGTCGTGGCCGTGCGCAGACTCTCGTATCAGACTGTGGACCGGACCGATCCGCGCCGCGGAGCGAGGGTGGTGCTCGCCGCGGTGGTGCCCTTCGTCAACGTGGTCACCGCCCCGCACCTGCTGTACGAGGCGGCCCACGCCGTCGGCGGCGTCCGGGAGGCGCAAGCCCGCAGGATCATCGACCGGGCCGCCGTCGCCTGGGCCCTGCTGAGCCTGGCAGGGCTGATCGCGCTGATCTACCGGATCGTGGTGGGCTGGCCCCCGAATCCGTCTGAATCGATCCAGACCGGCGCCGATGCGATGGTGTGGGCGATCGTCACCTTCGTCGGGTCCGCTGTGTTCTGCCGCTGGTTGCGCCCGAGGCTGCCGCGCGCCGTCGCGCTCGGCCGGGACGAGGTCGTCGTGCGTCGGCTGGTGGTGGCATGA
- a CDS encoding DUF5715 family protein — MRTEGGDLTQFRHAVDAIAETLDPWAPAPEVARALPGLIADQPAVEAVLSAHPNGYAAAVRGLCDEAAAFTPNSRSSARDLASLVRVLLLHLVDVMWWGDQPEHTDSSAVLDADDLVDLDGLRDRGRLRFRYRHQATTARARVVRGVQRRLPFPSGPPGAGLRYPRARPEIIALLNLIADEYSTERGGAGIGGLREGIWVNSAARSVAHQEHLRELGYSAMRPSSHCSGYAVDIAVEWLRPSGGDEVLKQILIEWQQRGEINVIDEGPAWHVCPAPDSMARLRALYDLQMKDEPCAESH; from the coding sequence ATGAGAACCGAGGGCGGGGACTTGACGCAGTTCCGGCATGCCGTCGACGCGATCGCCGAAACTCTCGACCCCTGGGCGCCGGCGCCGGAAGTGGCGCGAGCACTACCCGGGTTGATCGCGGATCAGCCCGCCGTGGAGGCAGTGCTCTCGGCGCACCCGAACGGGTATGCGGCTGCCGTGCGCGGACTGTGCGACGAAGCCGCGGCCTTCACACCGAACAGCCGCAGCTCGGCGCGCGACCTGGCAAGTCTGGTCCGCGTCCTGCTGCTCCATCTGGTCGACGTGATGTGGTGGGGCGATCAACCCGAACACACGGACTCATCGGCTGTTCTCGACGCGGACGACCTCGTCGATCTCGACGGGCTCCGTGACCGCGGTCGTCTGCGGTTCCGGTATCGGCACCAGGCCACGACGGCGCGGGCCCGGGTTGTCCGGGGTGTGCAACGCCGGCTTCCGTTCCCCTCTGGACCTCCCGGGGCGGGTCTCCGGTATCCGCGCGCACGGCCGGAGATCATCGCGTTACTCAATCTGATCGCCGATGAGTATTCGACGGAGCGCGGAGGAGCGGGGATCGGTGGCCTCCGCGAGGGGATCTGGGTCAACAGCGCTGCCCGCAGCGTCGCCCACCAGGAGCACCTGCGTGAGTTGGGCTATTCAGCGATGCGGCCGAGTTCGCACTGCAGCGGCTATGCCGTGGACATCGCGGTCGAGTGGTTACGGCCGAGCGGCGGTGACGAGGTGCTCAAGCAGATCTTGATCGAGTGGCAACAACGCGGCGAGATCAATGTGATCGACGAAGGACCCGCCTGGCATGTCTGCCCGGCACCGGACAGCATGGCGCGATTGCGCGCGCTCTACGACCTGCAGATGAAGGATGAACCGTGTGCGGAATCGCATTGA
- a CDS encoding PrsW family glutamic-type intramembrane protease has product MQTTLTWRTAGFGMRAAVVLGMAAAVLSIVVVVVSALDSTGSVVGIAAAATVVCGCLFAVVGVLVVPRGALTRAPMVAALCWGAFVAPSLASFFSVSGATWAIAPFIEETLKLCGVVLVLRWFGQVTAVRGFAVGFVVGAAFEIYENILYILIPDVPPAPGAEAGGALETAAIRLVAGFGLHAMTVSITGAAVGYLIARTGRAVGKLSGLALGAVVLVHLIWNFGYVAGFVWVLLMGLDYVALVVAFFVVRKRAMAASPPTEASA; this is encoded by the coding sequence ATGCAGACCACATTGACCTGGCGTACGGCCGGCTTCGGGATGCGCGCTGCCGTGGTGCTCGGCATGGCCGCAGCCGTCCTCTCGATCGTCGTCGTCGTCGTATCGGCACTGGACTCGACGGGGTCGGTCGTCGGTATCGCCGCGGCCGCAACGGTAGTGTGCGGATGCCTGTTCGCGGTGGTCGGCGTGCTGGTGGTTCCGCGAGGCGCCTTGACCAGGGCGCCGATGGTCGCGGCCCTGTGCTGGGGCGCGTTCGTCGCGCCCTCACTCGCGAGCTTCTTCAGTGTGTCCGGCGCGACGTGGGCGATCGCCCCGTTCATCGAGGAGACCCTGAAGCTGTGCGGAGTGGTTCTCGTCCTCCGCTGGTTCGGGCAGGTCACCGCCGTCCGTGGATTCGCCGTCGGTTTCGTCGTGGGCGCGGCCTTCGAGATCTATGAGAACATCCTGTACATCCTGATCCCGGATGTGCCTCCGGCGCCCGGAGCGGAGGCCGGCGGCGCGCTCGAGACCGCCGCGATCCGCCTGGTAGCCGGCTTCGGCCTTCATGCGATGACGGTGTCGATCACCGGCGCGGCTGTCGGCTACCTGATCGCACGCACCGGACGCGCCGTCGGCAAGCTGTCTGGACTTGCACTCGGAGCGGTGGTCCTGGTCCATTTGATCTGGAACTTCGGCTACGTTGCTGGGTTTGTCTGGGTGCTTCTGATGGGTCTGGACTACGTCGCGCTGGTGGTCGCCTTCTTCGTCGTCCGGAAGCGGGCGATGGCCGCTTCTCCGCCGACGGAGGCGAGCGCATGA
- a CDS encoding rhodanese-like domain-containing protein has protein sequence MERVSMDIEQVDVAGLPDDFTDVADRVLLDVREDDEWDEGHVRGALHIPLGDVPARFEEIDQDCELLVICRTSGRSFRLMQYLAMRGVDGTVVSGGMVAWQAAGKPVETGSGQSS, from the coding sequence ATGGAGCGCGTGAGTATGGACATCGAGCAGGTCGACGTCGCCGGTCTCCCCGACGACTTCACCGATGTCGCCGATCGCGTGCTGCTGGATGTCCGCGAGGACGACGAGTGGGACGAGGGGCACGTCCGCGGCGCCCTGCACATCCCGCTGGGCGACGTGCCGGCTCGTTTCGAGGAGATCGACCAGGACTGCGAACTCCTGGTGATCTGCCGCACCAGCGGCCGCTCGTTCCGGCTGATGCAGTACCTGGCGATGCGCGGGGTCGACGGCACGGTGGTGAGCGGTGGCATGGTCGCGTGGCAGGCCGCCGGAAAGCCGGTGGAGACCGGATCGGGGCAGTCGAGTTGA